A single region of the Erythrobacter sp. HL-111 genome encodes:
- a CDS encoding TatD family hydrolase: MLVDSHCHLEYKGLVEDQQGVLARARAAGVGAFLNISTRKSEWEQVVGTAKRESDVFASVGIHPHEADAHADLGRATLLAASEDPRVIGIGETGLDYYYDHSDRETQARLFRMHIGVARETGLPVIIHTRDAEDDTFAILEEEMGKGAFPALIHCFTASADFGRKVLELGLTISLSGIVTFRNAKELQAVAAQIPEDRLLVETDSPFLAPVPNRGKVCEPAYVADTARFVADLRGVEPERLAERTTANFSKLFTRAML, translated from the coding sequence ATGCTCGTCGACAGCCACTGCCACCTCGAATACAAGGGCCTTGTCGAGGACCAGCAGGGCGTCCTCGCCCGCGCCCGCGCAGCCGGGGTAGGCGCCTTCCTCAACATCTCGACCCGCAAGTCCGAGTGGGAACAGGTCGTGGGCACCGCGAAGCGCGAAAGCGACGTCTTCGCCAGCGTCGGCATCCACCCGCACGAAGCCGACGCCCACGCCGACCTCGGCCGCGCCACGCTGCTTGCGGCGAGCGAGGACCCCCGCGTGATCGGCATCGGGGAAACCGGGCTCGATTACTATTACGATCATTCCGACCGCGAAACGCAGGCGCGCCTGTTCCGGATGCACATCGGCGTCGCGCGCGAAACCGGCCTGCCGGTCATCATCCACACCCGCGATGCAGAGGACGATACCTTCGCGATCCTCGAGGAGGAGATGGGGAAGGGGGCCTTTCCGGCGCTGATCCACTGCTTCACCGCCTCGGCGGATTTCGGGCGCAAGGTGCTGGAACTTGGCCTGACGATCTCGCTTTCGGGCATCGTGACATTCAGGAACGCGAAGGAATTGCAGGCGGTCGCCGCGCAGATCCCGGAAGACCGCCTGCTCGTCGAAACCGACAGCCCCTTCCTCGCGCCCGTGCCGAACCGCGGCAAGGTGTGCGAGCCGGCCTATGTCGCGGACACCGCCCGCTTCGTGGCGGACCTGCGCGGGGTCGAGCCCGAACGGCTCGCCGAAAGGACCACGGCCAATTTCTCGAAACTGTTCACGCGGGCGATGCTGTGA
- a CDS encoding MBL fold metallo-hydrolase: MKVILLGSGTSTGVPRVGGPDGAGDWGDCDPAEPRNRRTRVSVLVESDEGARLLVDTSSDCRAQLLANRVDRVDGVFWTHDHADHCHGIDDLRVLRYGRGGPIPGYASTETVRRLRQRFGYVFAGQDGYPTIVNLDTLDRLRIVAGFSVDWVQMDHGPGETTGYRFEADGKSIVYATDFSRISDEMIETFHGADVLVSDCLRREPHPTHAHLGMAIELAERCEAKRLVLSHLDKSMDYRKLCDEVPGHVIVGYDGLEVIA, from the coding sequence GTGAAGGTCATCCTGCTCGGCTCGGGCACGTCGACCGGCGTGCCGCGCGTCGGCGGGCCGGACGGGGCGGGTGACTGGGGCGATTGCGATCCCGCCGAGCCGCGCAATCGCCGCACCCGCGTCTCGGTCCTGGTCGAAAGCGACGAGGGCGCGCGGCTGCTGGTCGACACGTCGAGCGATTGCCGCGCGCAATTGCTCGCGAACCGGGTGGACCGGGTGGACGGGGTGTTCTGGACCCACGATCACGCCGATCACTGCCACGGCATCGACGACCTGCGTGTCCTTCGCTACGGGCGCGGCGGGCCGATCCCGGGCTACGCCTCGACCGAGACGGTGCGCCGGCTGCGCCAGCGTTTCGGTTACGTCTTTGCCGGGCAGGACGGCTATCCCACCATCGTCAATCTCGACACGCTCGACCGGCTCCGCATCGTCGCGGGCTTTTCGGTCGACTGGGTGCAGATGGACCACGGCCCGGGCGAAACGACCGGCTATCGCTTCGAAGCCGATGGCAAGAGCATCGTCTATGCCACCGATTTCTCGAGGATTTCAGATGAGATGATCGAAACCTTCCACGGTGCGGACGTGCTGGTCAGCGATTGCCTGCGGCGCGAACCGCATCCGACGCACGCGCATCTCGGCATGGCGATCGAGCTCGCCGAACGCTGCGAGGCGAAGCGGCTCGTGCTGAGCCATCTCGACAAGAGCATGGATTACCGCAAGCTCTGCGACGAGGTGCCGGGGCATGTCATCGTCGGCTATGACGGGCTGGAGGTCATCGCGTGA
- the mazG gene encoding nucleoside triphosphate pyrophosphohydrolase, whose product MNEVPSSPQLQRLLAIMARLRDPQSGCEWDLAQDFASIAPYTIEEAYEVADAIERGDMVELRDELGDLLLQVVFHARMAEEAGLFAFDDVARSISDKMEARHPHIFGGEGGTMGETRWENLKQAERAEKGMASALDGVALALPALMRAQKLQKRAARTGFDWPDPKGSEAKIIEEIEELNTASSQEDKVEEAGDLLFAAVNFVRAHGIAAEDALRAANAKFERRFRAMESRAGDAFAELSLDQQEALWQEVKRDEETV is encoded by the coding sequence ATGAACGAGGTCCCCTCTTCCCCGCAATTGCAGCGCCTCCTCGCGATCATGGCGCGGCTGCGCGATCCGCAGTCTGGATGCGAATGGGACCTCGCGCAGGACTTTGCCAGCATCGCGCCCTATACGATCGAGGAAGCCTACGAGGTCGCCGACGCGATCGAACGCGGCGACATGGTCGAGCTCAGGGACGAACTCGGCGATCTGCTGCTCCAGGTCGTCTTTCACGCCCGCATGGCCGAGGAAGCCGGCCTGTTCGCCTTCGACGACGTTGCCCGCTCGATCAGCGACAAGATGGAGGCGCGCCACCCGCACATCTTCGGCGGCGAAGGCGGCACGATGGGCGAAACCCGCTGGGAGAACCTCAAGCAGGCCGAACGCGCGGAGAAGGGCATGGCCAGCGCGCTCGACGGGGTCGCGCTCGCCCTGCCGGCGCTCATGCGCGCGCAGAAACTGCAGAAACGCGCTGCCCGCACCGGGTTCGACTGGCCCGATCCGAAGGGGTCCGAAGCCAAGATCATCGAGGAAATAGAGGAACTTAACACCGCTTCTTCGCAGGAGGACAAGGTCGAGGAAGCGGGCGACCTGCTCTTCGCCGCGGTCAATTTCGTCCGCGCCCACGGGATCGCCGCGGAAGACGCCCTGCGCGCTGCCAATGCCAAGTTCGAACGCCGCTTCCGGGCGATGGAATCGAGGGCCGGGGACGCCTTCGCGGAGCTATCGCTCGACCAGCAGGAAGCTCTCTGGCAGGAGGTCAAGCGGGACGAGGAAACCGTTTGA
- the hflX gene encoding GTPase HflX produces the protein MDEVTRGARALVLCPDIRSFTYDLDARERLEEAEGLALAIGVVIAHSEILPVRQMQPNTLFGSGQVQRIADWCELYEAELVIVDGALSAIQQRNLEEKLKRKVIDRTGLILEIFGERAATAEGRLQVELAHLDYQQSRLVRSWTHLERQRGGFGFLGGPGETQIEADRRMIGQRMARLRRELEQVRKTRALHRERRGRAPWPVIALVGYTNAGKSTLFNRLTGADVMAEDLLFATLDPTMRAIALPGVEKAILSDTVGFISDLPTQLVAAFRATLEEVTGADLICHVRDIANPANAAQKKQVMEVLGDLGVVDPETGAGEIPILEVWNKADLLPPERRAELAEAAETQGAVLLSAASGTGIAALEGRIGAMLTAQAKEVTITLPVSDGRRMAWLHAHGDVLEEEDAGEGADGPMKRVTVRLNPKELGQYETLDT, from the coding sequence ATGGATGAGGTGACGCGCGGCGCGCGGGCGCTTGTGCTGTGCCCGGATATCCGCAGCTTCACCTACGACCTCGACGCGCGCGAGCGACTGGAGGAGGCCGAAGGGCTGGCTCTGGCGATCGGCGTGGTGATCGCCCATTCGGAAATCCTGCCCGTGCGCCAGATGCAGCCCAACACCCTGTTCGGTTCGGGCCAGGTCCAGCGCATCGCCGACTGGTGCGAGCTGTACGAGGCCGAACTCGTGATCGTCGACGGAGCGCTGAGCGCGATCCAGCAGCGCAATCTCGAGGAGAAGCTGAAACGCAAGGTGATCGACCGCACCGGGCTGATCCTCGAGATCTTCGGCGAACGCGCGGCGACCGCGGAAGGGCGGCTGCAGGTCGAACTCGCCCATCTCGACTACCAGCAGTCGCGGCTCGTGCGGAGCTGGACCCACCTCGAACGCCAGCGCGGCGGCTTCGGCTTCCTCGGCGGTCCGGGGGAAACCCAGATCGAGGCCGACCGCCGGATGATCGGCCAGCGCATGGCGCGGCTGCGGCGCGAACTCGAACAGGTGCGCAAGACCCGCGCGCTCCACCGCGAGCGGCGGGGAAGGGCGCCCTGGCCGGTGATCGCCCTCGTCGGCTACACGAATGCGGGGAAATCGACCCTGTTCAATCGCCTGACCGGCGCGGACGTGATGGCAGAGGACCTGCTGTTCGCCACGCTCGATCCGACGATGCGCGCGATCGCGCTGCCGGGGGTGGAAAAGGCGATCCTGTCCGACACGGTGGGGTTCATCTCGGACCTGCCGACGCAGCTCGTCGCCGCGTTCCGCGCGACGCTGGAGGAGGTGACCGGCGCCGACCTGATCTGCCACGTGCGCGACATCGCCAACCCGGCCAATGCGGCGCAGAAGAAGCAGGTGATGGAAGTGCTCGGCGATCTCGGCGTGGTGGATCCCGAAACCGGGGCGGGGGAAATCCCCATCCTCGAAGTGTGGAACAAGGCCGATCTCCTTCCCCCCGAACGCCGCGCGGAACTCGCCGAGGCGGCCGAGACGCAGGGGGCGGTGCTGCTTTCCGCGGCGAGCGGGACGGGCATCGCCGCGCTGGAGGGACGGATCGGCGCGATGCTGACGGCGCAGGCGAAGGAGGTGACCATCACCCTCCCCGTGAGCGACGGGCGGCGCATGGCTTGGCTCCACGCGCATGGCGACGTCCTGGAGGAGGAAGACGCGGGCGAGGGCGCGGACGGTCCGATGAAGCGCGTGACGGTCCGGCTCAATCCCAAGGAACTGGGTCAATACGAGACTCTGGACACCTGA
- the hfq gene encoding RNA chaperone Hfq codes for MSNGRTLSPRPRPQGQPGPGTPRQSGSLQDAFLNLLRRNKTPVTMFLVKGVKLQGIITWFDNFSILLRRDGQSQLVYKHAVSTIMPGQNIDASQFASRAGNPKQRLLQDVFLSRVSEANVQVTMFLVNGVMLQGRIAAYDLFCMLLERDGAVQLAYKHAVSTIQPASPVDLTEDEEDDAGLESEPYDDGSEDDEEA; via the coding sequence ATGTCGAACGGGCGAACTCTCTCTCCGCGCCCCCGGCCGCAGGGACAGCCCGGCCCGGGCACGCCGCGCCAGTCCGGCAGCCTGCAGGACGCGTTCCTAAACCTGCTGCGCCGCAACAAGACCCCGGTGACGATGTTCCTCGTCAAGGGCGTCAAGCTGCAGGGCATCATCACCTGGTTCGACAATTTCTCGATCCTGCTGCGGCGCGACGGTCAGTCCCAGTTGGTCTACAAGCACGCGGTTTCCACCATCATGCCGGGGCAGAACATCGATGCGAGCCAGTTCGCCAGCCGCGCGGGCAACCCCAAACAGCGCCTGCTGCAGGACGTGTTCCTCAGCCGCGTGAGCGAGGCCAATGTCCAGGTCACCATGTTCCTCGTCAACGGGGTCATGCTGCAGGGGCGGATCGCGGCCTATGACCTGTTCTGCATGCTGCTCGAACGCGACGGCGCGGTGCAACTGGCCTACAAGCACGCCGTCTCGACCATCCAGCCCGCGAGCCCGGTTGACCTGACCGAGGATGAGGAAGATGATGCCGGACTGGAAAGCGAACCCTATGATGACGGGTCCGAGGATGACGAAGAGGCATAG
- a CDS encoding sigma-54 dependent transcriptional regulator: MALEILVVDDERDIRELVAGVLGDEGYDCRTAADSTAALAAIDERRPSLVLLDVWLHGSEMDGLELLDAIKAREPNLPVIIFSGHGNIDTAVSAVSRGAMDFIEKPFEAERLLLLVERATETEQLRRENSRLREGVWGASEFTGNSAAINNVRATLKRVANTGSRVLISGPAGAGKEVAARLLHSWSNRADNAFVLVNSARITPERFEQELFGEEVDGKQVRPGLLETADGGTLYLDEVADMPLSTQARILRVLTDQSFVRVGGTRQIGVDVRVVSSTTRDLTVEMEEKRFREDLFYRLNVVPVAIPSLAERRDDIPALAEHFFTRYSTDQGIPPPEISEEAMAALQAYDWPGNVRQLRNLVERTIIMTPRERLGKIEPDMLPSEITGGRLASSGEGLTAMMGVPLREARESFEREYLTIQIRRFSGNISKTASFIGMERSALHRKLKLLGMAERRETGRKV; encoded by the coding sequence ATGGCGCTTGAAATCCTCGTCGTCGACGATGAACGCGACATCCGCGAACTGGTCGCCGGCGTGCTCGGCGACGAAGGCTACGATTGCCGCACCGCCGCCGACAGCACCGCCGCACTGGCCGCGATCGACGAACGCCGGCCGAGCCTCGTGCTGCTCGACGTGTGGCTCCACGGGAGCGAGATGGACGGACTGGAACTGCTCGATGCGATCAAGGCGCGCGAGCCGAACCTGCCGGTGATCATCTTCTCCGGCCACGGCAACATCGACACCGCCGTCTCCGCCGTCAGCCGCGGGGCGATGGACTTCATCGAAAAGCCCTTCGAGGCCGAGCGCCTGCTCCTGCTGGTCGAACGCGCGACCGAGACCGAGCAATTGCGCCGCGAGAATTCGCGCCTGCGCGAAGGCGTGTGGGGGGCGAGCGAGTTCACCGGCAACTCGGCCGCGATCAACAATGTCCGCGCGACCCTCAAACGCGTCGCCAACACCGGGAGCCGGGTGCTGATCTCCGGCCCCGCGGGGGCGGGCAAGGAAGTCGCCGCGCGCCTGCTCCATTCGTGGAGCAATCGCGCGGACAACGCCTTCGTCCTCGTCAACTCGGCCCGGATCACGCCCGAACGTTTCGAACAGGAACTGTTCGGCGAGGAGGTCGACGGCAAGCAGGTCCGGCCCGGACTCCTCGAAACGGCCGACGGCGGCACGCTCTATCTCGACGAGGTCGCGGACATGCCGCTTTCGACCCAGGCCCGCATCCTGCGCGTGCTGACCGACCAGAGCTTCGTGCGGGTCGGCGGGACGCGGCAGATCGGGGTCGACGTGCGGGTGGTCTCCTCGACCACGCGCGATCTCACGGTCGAGATGGAGGAGAAGCGTTTCCGCGAGGACCTGTTCTACCGGCTCAACGTGGTCCCGGTCGCGATCCCCTCGCTGGCCGAGCGGCGCGACGACATCCCCGCGCTGGCCGAGCATTTCTTCACCCGCTATTCGACCGACCAGGGCATCCCCCCGCCCGAGATCAGCGAGGAGGCCATGGCCGCGCTCCAGGCCTATGACTGGCCGGGCAATGTCCGCCAGCTCCGCAATCTCGTCGAGCGCACGATCATCATGACCCCGCGCGAACGGCTCGGCAAGATCGAGCCCGACATGCTCCCGTCCGAGATCACCGGCGGACGGCTCGCCTCCTCGGGCGAGGGGCTGACGGCGATGATGGGCGTACCGCTGCGCGAGGCGCGCGAGAGTTTCGAGCGCGAATATCTCACGATCCAGATCCGGCGTTTTTCGGGGAACATTTCCAAGACCGCGTCCTTCATCGGGATGGAAAGATCGGCGCTCCACCGCAAGCTCAAGCTTCTGGGAATGGCCGAACGGCGCGAAACCGGCCGCAAGGTCTGA
- a CDS encoding ATP-binding protein, with protein sequence MEASEATPVPEGGVPDASGEGAPSAPGGAGAQSAGRAETRAGSAERAALRLNRRSPRWLRRFIVASRRANVFLWLELLSLAGLVLAVAATWYAFSRDPEAGALVPTLQVSLLLMATLVPAMTILVLAGRRLALRRAAGSTARLHVRLVFFFSMVSAIPTLLVAGFAAFLFQTGVDFWFSDDSLGLMENANELAQNYYDANQRDVRDETLAMAGDMRFYFSRGGTLANDEFPDFYALQAQGRKINESAIIQRLGDGALRTAAIMDLMEDNRPLEFSTGALSRLEDGELVVVEGSPERIAAIAPVDRDSGIYLYNARNTEATMFNSWSRAQAIARAYDTLTGDARTLQLRFNIALVLVSLLLVGIAIWFALRFADRQVEPLTDLVGAARKVGQGNFALRVEGRTGADEIGLLNRAFNRMTAQLEKQTQALVSANRQIDDRRAFMEAVLESVTAGVVSVDPAGRVLLLNGSAAALLAREGAHDPASMVGMRLEDLSPELHRIAREGQESAIVTHPRGSDLLTLAVKVAPGTSGSVITFEDITRQLLDQRQAAWSDVARRIAHEIKNPLTPIHLATERLKRRYRKQIEEADGELFDELTSTIVRQVGALRKMVDEFSSFARLPKPVFRSEDPVDLVRQAVFLQEVAHSGIDFSVSTERLGSREMLCDRHQLGQAMTNVLKNAVEAVEARAAEARGHYEGRIAVMMEGDDQMITIMVEDNGIGLPTDRDRITEPYMTTREKGTGLGLAIVNKIVDEHGGDMSFASGEAGGTRVTLRFARNPQVLGGES encoded by the coding sequence ATGGAGGCGTCTGAAGCCACTCCCGTGCCGGAAGGCGGCGTGCCGGATGCGAGCGGCGAGGGCGCGCCCTCCGCGCCCGGCGGAGCGGGGGCGCAAAGCGCCGGGCGCGCCGAGACGCGGGCCGGCTCCGCCGAGCGCGCGGCCCTGCGGCTCAACCGCCGTTCGCCCCGCTGGCTGCGCCGTTTCATCGTCGCCTCGCGCAGGGCCAATGTCTTCCTCTGGCTCGAATTGCTCTCGCTCGCCGGGCTCGTTCTCGCGGTGGCCGCAACATGGTACGCCTTCTCGCGCGATCCCGAGGCGGGCGCGCTGGTGCCGACGCTGCAGGTTTCGCTGCTGCTGATGGCGACGCTGGTCCCGGCGATGACGATCCTTGTCCTCGCCGGGCGCCGCCTGGCGCTGCGGCGCGCGGCGGGCAGCACGGCGCGGCTCCATGTCCGTCTCGTGTTCTTCTTCTCGATGGTTTCGGCCATCCCGACCCTGCTGGTCGCGGGCTTCGCCGCCTTCCTGTTCCAGACCGGCGTCGATTTCTGGTTCTCCGACGATTCGCTCGGATTGATGGAGAACGCGAACGAGCTCGCGCAGAACTACTACGACGCGAACCAGCGCGACGTGCGCGACGAAACCCTCGCCATGGCGGGCGACATGCGGTTCTATTTCAGCCGCGGCGGGACGCTCGCCAATGACGAATTCCCCGATTTCTACGCGCTTCAGGCGCAGGGCCGGAAGATCAACGAGAGCGCGATCATCCAGCGGCTCGGCGACGGCGCCTTGCGGACCGCGGCGATCATGGACCTGATGGAGGACAACCGCCCGCTCGAATTCAGCACGGGGGCGCTTTCCCGGCTGGAGGACGGCGAACTGGTGGTGGTCGAGGGCAGCCCCGAACGCATCGCCGCGATCGCCCCGGTCGATCGGGACAGCGGGATCTATCTCTACAACGCGCGCAACACCGAGGCGACGATGTTCAATTCGTGGTCGCGCGCGCAGGCGATCGCGCGCGCCTACGACACGCTGACGGGGGACGCGCGCACGCTGCAACTGCGCTTCAACATCGCGCTGGTGCTGGTCAGCCTGCTATTGGTCGGGATCGCGATCTGGTTCGCGCTGCGCTTCGCCGATCGCCAGGTCGAGCCGCTGACCGATCTCGTCGGCGCGGCGCGCAAGGTCGGGCAGGGCAATTTCGCGCTCCGGGTCGAGGGGCGCACCGGGGCGGACGAGATCGGTCTCCTCAACCGCGCCTTCAACCGCATGACCGCGCAGCTCGAAAAGCAGACGCAGGCCCTGGTTTCGGCCAATCGCCAGATCGACGACCGCCGCGCCTTCATGGAGGCGGTGCTCGAATCCGTGACCGCCGGGGTGGTCTCGGTCGACCCGGCGGGCAGGGTGCTGCTCCTCAACGGTTCGGCCGCTGCCCTGCTCGCGCGGGAGGGCGCCCACGACCCCGCGAGCATGGTGGGGATGCGGCTCGAGGACCTTTCGCCCGAACTGCACCGCATCGCGCGCGAGGGGCAGGAAAGCGCGATCGTCACGCACCCCAGGGGGAGCGACCTTCTCACCCTCGCGGTCAAGGTCGCACCGGGGACGAGCGGTTCGGTCATCACCTTCGAGGACATCACGCGGCAATTGCTCGACCAGCGACAGGCCGCATGGTCCGACGTCGCGCGGCGGATCGCGCACGAGATCAAGAACCCGCTCACTCCGATCCATCTCGCCACCGAAAGGCTGAAACGGCGTTATCGCAAGCAGATCGAGGAGGCCGACGGCGAGCTGTTCGACGAGCTCACCAGCACCATCGTCCGCCAGGTCGGCGCGCTGCGCAAGATGGTGGACGAATTCTCCTCCTTCGCCCGCCTGCCCAAACCCGTGTTCCGGTCCGAGGACCCTGTCGATCTCGTGCGGCAGGCGGTGTTCCTGCAGGAGGTCGCCCATTCGGGCATCGACTTCAGCGTCTCGACCGAAAGGCTCGGCAGCCGCGAGATGCTGTGCGACCGGCACCAGCTCGGCCAGGCCATGACCAACGTGCTCAAGAACGCGGTCGAGGCGGTCGAGGCCCGCGCGGCCGAGGCCCGGGGACATTACGAAGGTCGCATCGCGGTGATGATGGAAGGCGACGACCAGATGATCACCATCATGGTCGAGGACAACGGCATCGGCCTTCCCACCGATCGCGACCGAATTACCGAACCTTACATGACCACCCGCGAGAAGGGCACCGGCCTCGGCCTCGCCATCGTCAACAAGATCGTCGACGAACACGGCGGGGACATGAGCTTTGCCTCGGGCGAGGCCGGCGGCACCCGCGTGACCCTGCGCTTCGCCCGCAATCCGCAAGTCCTAGGCGGCGAGAGCTGA
- a CDS encoding sigma-54 dependent transcriptional regulator, whose amino-acid sequence MARDDAPLILLVEDDRAIATVISAALEDEGFRVRHCFSIAERDAALAESGFAVMITDVLLEDGDGLASLAAVRREAPAMPVIVLSAQNTLDTAVRASDSEAFEYFPKPFDLDQLVQAVGKAAGATGARAGDRAAGAGEGEAPGADGEGLPLVGRSQAMQGVYRMIARVLRNDLTVLVTGESGTGKELVAEAIHQLGSRSTGPFVAVNTAAIPSDLIESELFGHEKGAFTGAIAQAIGKFEHANGGTLFLDEIGDMPSEAQTRLLRALQSGRIRRVGGRQEIAVSVRIIAATNRDLAPLIEQGAFREDLFYRLNVVPIQLPPLRDRREDIEVLAQHFLAQAVEDGLPRRRLSPDAIAALEARRWRGNVRELRNVVYRLALMARDEVIDAATLAEVVGPETAPPASAPASGTPDLAGALESWLASECPPDGLLHARAIAAFEKPLIEHALARTRGNQLRAAKLLGINRNTLRKRIVELAIEPERFARAV is encoded by the coding sequence ATGGCGCGCGACGATGCCCCCCTGATCCTGCTGGTTGAGGATGACCGCGCGATTGCGACCGTGATCAGCGCCGCGCTCGAGGACGAGGGCTTCAGGGTCCGGCATTGCTTTTCCATCGCCGAACGCGACGCGGCGCTCGCCGAAAGCGGGTTCGCGGTGATGATCACCGACGTCCTGCTCGAGGACGGCGACGGGCTCGCCAGCCTCGCGGCGGTGCGCCGCGAGGCCCCCGCCATGCCGGTGATCGTGCTGTCGGCCCAGAACACGCTCGACACCGCGGTCCGCGCGAGCGACAGCGAGGCGTTCGAGTATTTTCCCAAGCCCTTCGATCTCGACCAGCTCGTCCAGGCGGTCGGGAAAGCGGCGGGCGCGACCGGCGCGCGCGCGGGCGACCGGGCTGCGGGCGCGGGCGAGGGCGAGGCACCCGGCGCGGACGGGGAGGGCCTGCCGCTGGTCGGGCGCAGCCAAGCGATGCAGGGCGTCTACCGCATGATCGCGCGGGTGCTGCGAAACGACCTCACCGTCCTTGTCACCGGCGAAAGCGGGACCGGCAAGGAACTGGTGGCCGAGGCGATCCACCAATTGGGCAGCCGCTCGACCGGGCCGTTCGTCGCGGTCAACACGGCGGCGATCCCTTCCGACCTCATCGAAAGCGAGCTGTTCGGCCACGAAAAGGGCGCCTTCACCGGGGCGATCGCGCAGGCCATCGGGAAGTTCGAACATGCCAATGGCGGCACTCTCTTCCTCGACGAAATCGGCGACATGCCGTCCGAGGCGCAGACCCGGCTGCTGCGCGCGCTCCAATCGGGCCGTATCAGGCGCGTGGGCGGGCGGCAGGAAATCGCCGTGAGCGTGCGGATCATCGCCGCGACGAATCGCGACCTTGCCCCGCTGATCGAACAGGGCGCGTTCCGCGAGGATCTCTTTTACCGGCTCAACGTCGTCCCGATCCAGCTGCCCCCCTTGCGCGACCGGCGCGAGGACATCGAGGTTCTGGCCCAGCATTTCCTTGCCCAGGCGGTCGAGGACGGGTTGCCGCGGCGGCGTCTTTCCCCCGATGCGATCGCCGCGCTCGAAGCGCGGCGGTGGCGCGGCAATGTCCGCGAATTGCGGAACGTGGTCTATCGCCTTGCCCTGATGGCCCGCGACGAGGTGATCGACGCCGCGACGCTGGCCGAAGTCGTCGGACCTGAAACCGCGCCGCCCGCGTCGGCCCCGGCCTCCGGGACGCCCGACCTCGCGGGCGCGCTCGAAAGCTGGCTGGCCAGCGAATGCCCGCCCGACGGCCTGCTCCACGCCCGCGCCATCGCCGCTTTCGAAAAGCCGCTGATCGAACACGCGCTCGCCCGGACGCGCGGAAACCAGTTGCGTGCGGCCAAGCTGCTCGGCATCAATCGCAACACGCTCCGCAAGCGGATCGTCGAACTGGCGATCGAGCCCGAACGCTTCGCAAGGGCGGTCTGA
- a CDS encoding nitrogen regulation protein NR(II), which translates to MASGRALGGGSGDVGDTNRAPDARAQIAGLIFAVLLVDGEGRIAEVNQAAEILLGTSARRLVGQDLLALLGPLDPRVEKRLERTDEALVARELALTLRQSELQVNLTVSPLSGAPGWRVVTLSKIAHEDTASVENARESAPPGPSILAHEIKNPLSAIRGAAQLAARKLPQRDRPLARMITDEVDRIARLVDRMQQLGSTRSEPSEPLNPHEAIRSALATVRVASAGTKAGEGAFEVAFREEFDPSIPPVLANRDALEQVLINLLSNARDAAMEGARSPQVTIRTRYVHGLVFSAMRLGRPVKLPIEITVTDNGKGIDPALRGAVFEPFVSTKQHGQGLGLALVRKMVLDMGGSVTHERDARLGLTHFRIHLAQAPGRPPAKSQANPQPGGKG; encoded by the coding sequence ATGGCGTCGGGGCGGGCGCTCGGAGGCGGGAGCGGGGATGTCGGGGACACGAACCGCGCGCCCGATGCGCGTGCCCAGATCGCGGGCCTGATCTTCGCCGTGCTGCTGGTCGACGGCGAGGGCCGCATTGCCGAGGTCAACCAGGCGGCCGAGATCCTGCTCGGCACGAGCGCGCGCCGCCTTGTCGGTCAGGACCTACTCGCTCTGCTCGGCCCGCTTGACCCGCGGGTCGAAAAGCGCCTCGAACGCACCGACGAGGCGCTGGTCGCGCGCGAACTCGCGCTGACCCTCCGGCAGAGCGAGCTGCAGGTCAACCTCACCGTTTCCCCGCTTTCCGGGGCGCCGGGCTGGCGGGTGGTGACGCTCTCGAAAATCGCCCACGAGGACACCGCGAGCGTCGAGAACGCGCGCGAGAGCGCGCCGCCGGGGCCTTCGATCCTCGCGCACGAGATCAAGAACCCGCTCTCCGCGATCCGCGGCGCCGCCCAGCTCGCCGCGCGCAAGCTGCCGCAGCGTGACCGGCCGCTCGCCCGGATGATCACCGACGAGGTCGACCGCATCGCCCGCCTGGTCGACCGGATGCAGCAATTGGGCAGCACCCGCAGCGAACCGTCCGAACCGCTCAACCCGCACGAGGCGATCCGCAGCGCGCTCGCCACGGTGCGCGTCGCGAGCGCGGGGACGAAGGCGGGCGAGGGCGCCTTCGAGGTCGCCTTCCGCGAGGAATTCGATCCGTCGATCCCCCCGGTGCTCGCCAATCGCGACGCGCTCGAACAGGTGCTGATCAACCTGCTCTCCAACGCCCGCGATGCCGCGATGGAAGGCGCGCGTTCGCCGCAGGTGACGATCCGCACGCGCTATGTCCACGGGCTCGTCTTCAGCGCGATGCGGCTCGGCCGGCCGGTGAAGCTGCCGATCGAGATAACCGTCACCGACAACGGCAAGGGCATCGACCCGGCGCTGCGCGGCGCGGTGTTCGAGCCGTTCGTCTCGACCAAGCAGCATGGGCAGGGCCTCGGGCTTGCGCTGGTCCGCAAGATGGTGCTCGACATGGGCGGCAGCGTGACCCACGAACGCGACGCACGGCTCGGACTCACCCACTTCCGGATCCATCTCGCCCAGGCGCCAGGCCGGCCTCCGGCCAAGTCCCAGGCCAACCCGCAGCCTGGCGGCAAGGGGTAG